The DNA segment ACCGAGGCCGACACCGAGGAGGCACTGCACTTGCCACTCCTGCGCGGCCTGTAGCAGGTATGTCAAGCCGTCGTACAGATGACCAGCCGGCGGCTTGATGCCGAGCCACTTGTCTGGCGTGAATACTGCCGGTCTGATTGCTTCATTACACGTCGGACTGGCGTGCGCGCATTGTTCGAGTGGAGCCATTGCCTAATCATAACTAATAGTGTATCCGGGGCATACTAGCACAACCTTGATTACCCTTTTAGGCAATCTAATTGAGGGACAAATAGCAACAACTCGCTTGCGCGCGAACGCTTCTCCGCACCGTCGGGGACGACTGCTTGTCATACTGGAGGGAGCAGATCGCTGCAAATCTGGAGCCGTGCGTTGGTGCAGATCGAGTTGTTGCTTTCCCCTGAGCGGGTCAAGACAGTTTCGGCGCCGTGTCCGGCGGCGGCGTGTGTCGACGGAATCTGAAATTTGACCCCCTGGCGGCAGGTGAAAACTGACCAGCAGCTTGAGGTCGGCGCCGGCCCGTCGTGACAGCGACGCCCGGCCAATCGTCACCCAAGGCTACTGCGTAATGTACTACGATCTGTGCTATGGGAACGCTTACGATTCGCACTGACCCTGAAGTGGAACGAGCGCTGGCAGCTCTGACCAGCGAGGGCCAGTCGCGTTCGGAGGCTGCTCGTGCGGCGATTCTGGACGCCGAACGTGCTCACCGCCGGGCACGGCTGCGGGCCGAGGCGGAAGAACTGCGTAATGACCCCGACGACGTCGCGGCCTCCCGTGAGCTGGCGGCCGAGATGGACGCCATCCGTGCGTGGTGACCTGTATCACTTGAAGGCACCCAACGACGTCCGTGGTCATGAGCAGGCGGGGTCCCGCTACGCCGTCGTCGTGCAGTCCGACGATCTGCCGCTATCGACGTGGATCATCGCGCCAACCTCGACCGGCCGACGCGCAGCTTCGTTTCGACCGGAGATTGAAATCAACGGTGTCAAGACCCGCGTGATTGTGGAGCAGCTCACCGTCGTTGATCCAACGCGTCGCCTCGGAGAGTTCGTAGGCCGACTCAACAGCGTCGAAATGCAATCAGTCGACGCCGCCCTTCGAGCCGTGCTTGCTCTCGACTGACATCTACCTGAATGGGTGGCTGGCCTCGATGTCGAGTGATCGACGATGTCGCCGATTGGCACCGTGGCAGTGTTGAACCGGCACCGGGTCGAGTGCATGCTCGCCGACCGCTGCGCCGCTCAACTGTGCGGCGCGCGGTGACCGACAGTTGCGGATGTCAGCCGAATCGGTATCCGATTCTGATGGGGCCAAAATCTGGCCAACCCATCGCGCTGTCCGCTCGTCGCCAGGTCGGCGGCAACGACTTCGTGCGCCGATAGGGTGAAGTACACCAGCACCGCGGTGTCGCCCTCGTGCGTCCACCCGAACACTTGGGCCTTTTCCGGTCAGTTCGTCGGGGGCCGGAACCAGGGCGCCCCGCGTGGCGCGGCTGCTGGCAGACCCGGTGCGCACGGTGCACCTTCCCTTGTGTCTCGCCGGCCTCACGCGTTCCGGCTCGGAAGGGATATGAGTTGCGCCCGCCTCACAGCGACAACCCCCGTTGCTGTCGCGCGGAGGCGGGCACCTTTCTATGCCGGCAGTACCGGGTACCCGTGGGCAGACGAGGAAGCTGCGACGTCCGGAGCAACCTGTCAGCACACCGAGACCCCGACGAACTTGCCAGCGGGCCCGCGTAACCCCGGGTGGGGAAGTTCCAAGTCCCCGGTGCCGCAAGGAAATTGGGTCTGCGACTACAGGCCGTAGACGGATCGTCCGTTCCAGAGGAGGTTGATGGGTAGCGCCGTCAATCGGTCGCCCAGCGCAATGCCCGGGCAGCAGTGTAGAAAGACCACACCGCTGACGAACTGGTCGCCGAGTCGGTCACGTGTGAACGACAGGCGCCGGACGTCGTGGACGTTCACTGTCGCCGAGTCCTTGACCTCGACACCGGCGACGCGACCGTCTGGTGTCTGCGGGATGCGGTCGATCTTCTGTCCGTCTCGGTCGCGAAAGTGATACCGGTCAACCTCGAGTTCGGCCGCCGCGCATCGCTTCATCAGCTGGCCGTGCCCTGCGTCGTTGGCCTGGCAGAGCGTCGGCGCCGTGCCCGCGCAACCAGGCCGCGACACCATCCACGACGTGGATCCTGGGCCGTTTCTTGGTCTTCGCGGTCAGATCCGCCGACCAGGCCGGCGGGCGATGCACCAAATAGACGGACCGAGGCAGGCGTTCCATCTGCGCGATCTGATGCAGCTCGATCGGGACGTGACCGCCACCGTCTACCGCGACGGGCGGAAGACTAGCGCTGTTTCCTATCTTGTCGATGCCGGGATCGTGATCTGCCGACACGCAAGTTGCCGACAAGCCATTGGCGGCGGCACGCCGCGAACGGCGGCTGATCCGTCCGCGCCGGCAAGGCCCGCGGCGGGGGTCGACACGAGCGGGCCCGTCGTCGTTGCGCCCAGTAAGACGTCAACGCCCCGTAGGATAGCGACTGAGGCGACGACAGAGGGGGTCATCCCGCCTTGGCCAGCGCCGGAGCCCCAGGACGAACGAGCGCGGACGGTGGTCCGCAGAGGCGGCTATCAACGATGAGGCCAAACAAGCCGACCGGCGGCAACGCCAAATCGCGAGCGAGCTGGCTCACACGGCGAGCGGCGGCGGGCAGGTCGGTGCTCCTCGTCAGCTGCGTGGTAGCCGCAATCTCGGCGTGTTCGCATCACAGCCCAGCGGCCCAGCCCGGCACCGAGCCGCTGTCCCGCGCCGATTCGTTGATCGTCAGCATCGAAGACGTGCGGCGCATCGCCAACTACGAGGAGCTCACCGCGCATTCACACGCGGACTTGCGCCATCCGCCGCCGGGCGACGTGAACGCTCCGGGCCCCTGCCGAGCGGCGGGGACCAGCGATCTCACCTTCGGCACCGGTTGGTCAGAGTTTCGAAGTGCGGGCTACCACGGCGTGACCGACGAGCTCAAACCGGGCGGGCCTGCGCTGATCCAGACCGTCAGCCAGGCCGTTGCCGTATACCCGGACTCCAGCACGGCGCGTGGGGCGCTGCATCAGCTGGAGTCGTCGCTGCAGGCGTGCGTCGCGTTGCACGACCCCAACTACGATTTCACCCTGGACAGGCCAGATGCCTCCACGCTGCGGATCAGCGCCCCGGCGTGGAGCCACGTGTATCGCGAGAAATCGGCCGTGTTGATATCCGTGGGCGTGGTCGGCATCGAGCCCGCGGACCGGATCGCAAATACCATCCTTCAGACAGCCGCCGATCGGATCACATAGCGGCCCGCCGAACGTGCAACCACGGCGGCATCGCCCGGCGTGTCCCCGCCACCAGTGCACGCTCGGCGCGGAGTTAGGAATGACCGAGCTCGCCGAGCACCGGGATCAGCAGTCGGGACGACGATTTCACCGTGTTTAGGCTGCTGGTGCCGACGCTGGCGTGCCGGAAGCTCATCATCGCCGGTGTCGACGGGTCCTGATCGTCGCTGGTGAGCACCAACTGAATCCGGTGACCGCTGTTGAATCGCCGGGCGTTGGGCACCAGGGGGATGCGGTACACGACGTCCTCACCCGGCGGCACTCCGTGCGGGTTCTTGCACGGCAAGGCAGGTGCGCCGGGGCGGCTGGCCGCCTCGTCGACCTCGCGCATGCTGGCGCGCAACCAACCGGCGGTGACGTCGGTGGTCTGACCGTCCGGCGCCACGTCTTGCAGCGTCGCGATCCAGGCGGTGTCGATCGCCGTCGCCGATGCGATCAGCCGCAGTTCGAGGTCGCCCACCACGTCGAGGTCTTCGCTGAGCGGCGTGCTGGTCCAGGTCAGCATCGACGGCGGGTCGATCGGACTGGGCTTGACGCGCCCCAATCCCGCTCCCAGCACCATGAATTCGCGGCTGCCCGGTTCGCCCTCGTCTTCGCTCAAGCCGCCGTCGGCGCGCAGGGCCAGCTCGCGATGCGCAGCGGTCGACGGCGGCCACGACTCGGCGGTGCGCCACTCATCGGCGCCGGGCAGGAAGTAGCGGATCGGCGGTCCGTCGGTGATCCCGGTGTCGCGGCCCTTCAGCCAATGGTCGTACCAGGCCAGTGCCTCGGTGTGCAGGCTTTCCCACGGCCAGGTGAGACCGAACCGACCAAGCATACCCATCCGCACACATGCGTTGTGTGCCAGACCTTTCCAGGTGGCAAACGTCGAAGGAAGGTGCAGCGGCACGTTCTCCCAGTCGCACCCGAGGTACACCGGAACGTCGATGTTGCCGAGCAATGGCAGCAGGTTTCGCTCCTCCCACCACTCGTCGTGGGTTGGGTGATGGACCACCGCGTTCAGCCACAACTCGTCCCAGGGGTGCGGGTTGTGCGGCAGCCTGAGTAGCTGGCGCAGCATCGTGACCGCCGACTCGCCGTTCATCGTCGCGAACTTCTTGTGCAGCCGCGGAGTGTGCAGCACCTGGCGGGCCAGGGCGACGGGCTTGCTGCGCCACAGCTTGTCGCTGCGCTCGGAGGTCAGCCCGATCATCGAGAGGAACGGTGTGACGAACGCCGAGCTCAACAGGCCGTGATGGTAGGCGCCGTCGTAGAGGTCCGTGGTCACCGCAACGGGAAAGATCGCCTTGAGGTGCGGGGGGCGTTCGACGGCAGCCTCCAGCTGGGTCATGGCGAAGTAGCTGATGCCGATCATGCCGACGTTTCCGTCGCACCACGGTTGTGCGGCCATCCACTCGACCAGGTCGTACATGTCTTGGCGTTCTTGGGCGTCGAAAAAGCCGAACGTGCCGCCGGATCCGCAGGTGCCGCGCACGTTGGCGATGACGTGCACGTAGCCGCGGGGCACCCAGAAGTCGGTCGCACCGGCCTCGATGAATCCGGCCGGGGCGCCGAAGTCCTGCATCTGCCGCGGGTAGGGCGATGCGGCCAGCAGCGCGGGGAAGCGACCGTCGGAATCGGGCCGGTGGACGTCGGCCAACAGGGTGGTGCCGTCTCGCACGGCGATCGCCACGTTGATGTCGCTGCGGCGGGTGTAGCGGGGCTCGCTGAGGTTGCGGTATTCCCGCCCGGTGGTCTGCGGGCCGTTGAGCGTTCTGGTCATGGTCGCGGGCATAGTTTCACGCTACGTTGAAACTAGTCTCAACGCAAGATGAAATTTCGCGCTAGAGTGTGGCTGTGCCCAGCCGATCCCTCACCCCGGGTCCACGCGACGAACGCGGGGTATTGGCGGCACGGATCCTGGACGCGGCGCGTGGCGAGTTCGCCGAACACGGCTGGGCCGGCACGGCGATCCGGGCCGTCGCACGGGCCGCCGACGTCGACCCCGCCCTGATCTACCACTACTTCGGCTCCAAGGAGGGCCTGCTTGATGCCGCGACCGCACCGCCGCAGAAGTGGCTCGACTCGGTGGTGAGGACCTGGGCCACTCCGCGCGCGGATCTGGGTCGACAACTGATCCGCAATGTGCTGGACATCTGGACCGACGAGGACGTCGGTCCGGTGCTGCGCGCGGTGGTGCTGACCGCCGCGCACGAAACCACGACCCGCGAAAAGCTGCGGCTGATCGTCGAGCGCGGCCTGATCGGCGAATCCACCCTGGGCGGCGACGAGGACGACCGCCTGCGTCGCAGCGGTTTGATCGCCAGCCAGCTGATCGGCCTCACGCTGCTGCGTTACGTCTGGCAGATCGAGCCGATCGCGTCGATGCCCGACGACGAGCTGGTGGCCGCGATGGCCCCCAACCTGCAGCGCTACGTCGACGGCGACCTCGGCTAGCCGGCCGGGCGGCGCTGGCCGCCGTGGCAGGGTGGGCACCCGCTCGATCAATCCCCGACAATGTTCTGGTGCGTCATCGACGGCGGTTCCTGCGCGCCACGCTCGCTGCCATGCTGGCAGCCGGCTGCGGTGCCTGCACGGTTGCCCCGGTGGCATCGTCCGATCGGCCGTCGGAATCCAGCACCGTCGCGCCGCTACCCGTGCGGCCCGTCGGCACCACCGCGCCGCCCAGCCCCGGGGTGCCGCCGGTCGGCGCCGCGGCGAGCGCGGCGGGCTTCGTGGACGTTCGCGCTGTGGTTCCCGACGCGCTGATCGACCTGCGCTACGCGACCACGAACAACGTCACCCACACTCAGCTGTATCCCTCCGGTGCTCGCTGCCTCGTGCACCAATCGATGGCGCACGGCCTTGCGGCCGCCGCAACGGCGCTGCGCCCGCAGGGACAGCTGCTGGTGTTCTGGGACTGTTACCGGCCGCACAACGTCCAGATCACACTGTTCAACGTCGTTTCGAATCCCGCCTGGGTGGCGCGCCCGGGGCCGTACGCGCGCAGCCACGAGGCCGGACGTTCGGTTGACGTGACCTTCGCCAGTGCGCAACCGCAGTGCCCGCCCGAGCGCCAGCTGCGCGGGCTTTGCCTGGCCGACATGGGAACGGACTTCGACGACTTCACCGCGCGGGCAAACGCATTCGCAACGCGGGACGTCAGTGCCGCCGCTCAGGCGAATCGGGCCCGGCTGCGGGACGCCATGAACCACGGCGGGCTGACCACCTACTCCGGGGAGTGGTGGCACTTCGACGGTCCCGGCGCTGGCATCGATCACCCGATTCTGGACCTGCCCATCGACTAGCAAGGTATGCCAGGTTCTGATCGCCGGCCTGGTATTCGGCGGCGTGGGTGGTACCCGCTGGAACCACACATGTCCACCCGGAACCGCGATCGTGCCCTGCATCGCCCCTGCCTCCTGTCGACGTTGCCCGTGCGCGCGAAGCCCGCCTGGCGGCCCCAGGCATGAGGGGGACACCATATCCGGCGGCCGGAGGACGCGGCGATTCATCCCGCACAGTGGCCGCTCAGCCGACAGACAGCGGCGCGTCATGGCGGCACAGTTGAGCCCATGTCACCCGTGACCAACCGGGCCAAAGCGCCGGTCGCTGCGCGCCCCGAGCCGGTTGCGACCATCCTCGGGGCCGGTGACGGTTCCTGCCCGGCGACCGAGGCGGCCAACGCGATCGCAGCTCGCTGAGGGGAACGGCGTCGATGGTCTACGGGGCGCTACCTCCCGAGATCAACTCTGGGCGGATGTATGCCGGGCCGGGAGCGGGATCGATGCTGGCCGCCGCCGCCGCCTGGGATGGCCTCGCGGACGCCTTGACCTCCACCGCGATCTCCTTTCAATCGGTGATCTCCGCAGTGATCAGCGGGCCCTGGCTGGGCGCCGCGGCGACAGCCATGGCCGCCGCGGCGGCGCCCCAGGTGACCTGGTTATTCGCCACTGCCGAACGGACCGAGCACGCCGCCAGTCAAGCCAAAGCGGCGGTCGCCGCCTACGAGACCGCGCACGCGATGACGGTGCATCCGGCGCTGGTCGCGGCCAACCGCGCTCAGCTGATGACCCTGATCGCCACCAACGTCCTGGGCCAAAACTGCCCAGGGATCGCGGCCACCGAAGCCGAATACGGCGAAATGTGGGCCCAGGATGCGGCCGCGATGTATGGCTACGCCGCCGCGTCGGCGGCGGCGACCAGACTGACACCGTTCACCCCGCCGCCGCAGCTGGCCAACCTGGCCGGGCTGGTCGGCCAGGCCGCCACCCCGGCTGGTGTCGTTACCCACGCCACCGGCTGCTCGGTGGCAACCGACATCCCCGGGGTGCTGTCACAGCTCGCGTCGGCGGTGCCAACCGCTGGCGAGACCGTGCTCCCCGGCTGGGTGCAGGACCTGGAGACGCTGATGAGCATCTTCGGCACCCCCTTCTTCGTGTGCACGTCGTCGGCCGGTTTGATGATGTCGTTTTTGTCGACCATCAGAAGCTTGTTCCCGACGGCTGCGGCCGTGGGCAGCCAGATCGCGACGTCGTTGGGATCGGCCGCGGCCGGCGCGCTGGGTTCGGCAGGCCTGACCGGGGCGGTGTCGGCCGGGTTGGGCGCGTCGACGGCGATCGGGGCGTTGTCGGTGCCACCCTCCTGGGCCGCGTCGGTCCCCACGCTCAGCCCCGCCGCGGTGGCGGCGCTGCCGGGTGCCGTCTCGAGTGCCGCCCCGTCGTTCGGCTCCAATGTTCCGAGCCTGTTGGGAGGCATGCCGCTGACCAGCGCGGCCAGTCGCGCCGAAGCGGCCGGCAACGCCGCCCAGGACGGCATCGCCCCCCTTCGGGTGCTGCCGGAGGTGGTCGGATAGTCGGCGCCTGCGGCCGGGCGCGTCCCCCGATCAGCGGACCGGTTTCCGCCGCATTTCGGACCGATCGGGGGAGTTCTGCACCGGTGATCGCTTCTAGGGTCCGGTTGGTGACGATGACGACGGCCGGCCCGGTCCAGGATCGGATGCTGGTGCTGCACCCAGACCTCGGCGTCGCTTCGGCTGACCCGGGGCTGCCGGGGGTCGCTGCCGTGCCCTCGGTCCGGTCGATCAGCGGCGCTCGGGTGCGGGGTGCCGGGGTCAGCGGACGCGGCCCGTCGGCGGGGGGTGGCTATCCGCCGATGATTTGGCTGCTGCTGGGCGGGAACACGGTCGTTCGCGCGGCGGGGTTCGCCTACCCGTTCCTGGCATACCACGTGGCTGGGCGTGGGCACGCCGCGGGAGCCGTTGGTGCGGTGTTGGCCGGCTTCGGGGTGGGTTGGGCCGCGGGGCAGCTGGTGTGCGGGTGGCTGGTGGACCGGATCGGGGCCAGGGCAACGCTGGTCTCCACGATGGCGGTGGCGGCCACGGTGCTGGGGCTGATGGCCGAGGCGCGCAGCGCGCCCGCCTTGCTGATCGGGGCGGCGGTCACCGGTGTGGTCCTTGACGCGCCGCGCCCGGTCCTGGGTGCCGCGATCGCCGCGTTGATCCCAGATCCCAGGCGACGAGCGAAACTCGACGCTTGGCGCTTCGGCTGGATCGTCAGCATCGGGCGGGCGATCACCGGCGGGGTCGGCGGTCTGCTCGCCGCTTGGTTGGGCGTGCCGGTGCTGTTTTGGATCAACGGCATCGCCTGCGCGCTGCTCGCGCTGGTAGCCGCCTGCTGCGTACCGGCCCGCGCCGGGGGTCCCGCCCCGGCGGTCACCGAGACGACACACAGCGGTTGCCGCCGGGCGTTCGCCGATGCTCGGCTGGTGTTGCTGTTCGCATCGAGCTTGGCCACCCTGACCGCGGTGCGGGGCTTGTATACCACCGTGCCCATGCTGATGGCCGATAGTGGGTTGAGCGCCAGTGAATTCGGCTGGGCGCAGCTGGCCAATGCCGTTGCGGGTATTGGACTCACGCCGCTGCTGTCGCCCTGGCTTGGCCGACGAGCCGCCGCCCGGTTGCGCCCGAGGCTCGACATCCTGGCCGTAGCCGGCGGGTGGACGGCCGTCAGCATGGGGGGAGCCGCGGTCGCGCATACCACGCTCGGCTTCGCCGCGGCCACCGTCGCATGTACCCCGGGCGAGATCGCCTGGTTCGTGATCGCGGCCGGCATCGTGCACCGGATCGCACCGCCCGCCAACGGCGGGCGCTACCACGGCATCTGGTCCATGACCGTGGCGATCGCATCGGTGATCGCCCCGATCATGGCGTCGTACTGCCTCACCCACGGCGGTCATCAGGCGGTCGCCGTCGTCACGGTGACCGTCGGTTTGTTCGGTGTCGCGCTGTGCCTGCCGCTGGCGCGCGCTGTGTCGCGGCTATCCGACGAGCGACCTGAGGCTTTGCGGTGAGTGCTGACCGCAGCGGCGGGAACGTCGACCTAGCCGGTCTGCATTCGCTGCCGGCGCCGCTGCAGGACCGCGTCTTCGCCGAGGCAGAAGGTGAAGTCGCGCATGCGATCATGCACGACTTTGCCGACTGCAACCCGAATATGGCTGCTCGACATGGGATTTCGAGATGGCAGCGGCGTACCGCCCAGGGCGTGGCAGTGGTCTGCGCGATCGCGACGGTGGTAGCACCGTCGGCGTTGTTGGTGGTCTTGACGGCGCTCACCACGGGGATCGTGCTGGTGTCGTTTGCGGTCGCGATGGCCGGTCTGCGGCGAAGCAAACGGCGTGCGGCGGCCACGGCGTTGGCCGACGAGCTGCTACCCAGCTATACGGTGTTGGTTCCGGCCTACCGCGAGGAAGAAGTGATCGGTGACCTGGTCCGCTGCCTCGCCGGGTTGAACTATCCGCCGCAGCGGCTGGAAGTGCTGTTGTTGGTGGAACGTACCGACACGGCGACCCAGCAGGCCATCGCCGCAGCGCGGCCGCCGTCATACATGCGGATCGTGCCGGTGCCACCGGGGCCACCGCGCACCAAGCCGCGGTCCTGCAACGCCGGGCTGCTGGTGGCCAAGGGTGAGTTGCTGGTGGTGTTCGACGCCGAGGACCGACCGGAGCCCGATCAGCTCAGGAAGGCCGCCGCGGTGTTCGCCGCGGATTCCGGTGAGCTGGCTTGCGTTCAAGCGGCGTTGCAGACCAGCAATATTAGGACCAGCCTGCTGGCGCACTGTTTTGGCGTGGAGTACGCGCGGCGGTTCCGGCTGACGGTGCCGGGCTTGGCCGCGCTCGGGGCGCCTTTTCCGCTGGGTGGAACCAGCAATCACTTCCGCACCCGGGTGCTGCGCGAGGTGGGTGGTTGGGATGCCTGGAACGTCTCCGAGGACGCGGATCTCGGGATGCGCCTGCACGCCTTGGGCTATCGGTCCGACGTGGTGGACTCGGTCACCTACGGCGACGCCCCGGATCGGCTGCGCGACTGGATCTCCCAGCGGACCCGGTGGCACAAGGGCTTTCTGTTGACAGCGCTCGTGCACACCCGATCACCGCGTGCGACGATGCGCCGGTTCGGTCCCCGTGGCTTGTTGAGCGTTGTTGTCTTCGTTCTCGGCACGCCCCTCCAATTCCTCGCGCAGTCAATCATTTTCATCCTCGGCGTCGGTGACGCGCTTGGTTACGGTGGTCTGATCGCCACGGAAGTAGATCCCGCTGCGATCTCGGTGGTCCAACTGTCCAGCACGCTGATGTGGTTGGCAACTACCTATTTGGCGCAGTCCGAACGCCGGAGTCATCTGCGCGCGATCGCCGCGCTTCCAATGTATTGGCTGGCGCATTGGGTGGCCGCCTGGCGCGCGCTCTACCAACTGGTCACCGCGCCGTTCCTCTGGGAGAAGACGACGCATCGCGGCGCCGCGGTCGTCGAGTCGGCGGCCGAGCAGCTTCCGTTGTCGGCCGCATGAGTGGCCGCACGGCTCGATGTGTGCGTCGCAGGCATCGGGTGTGAAACCCAGGGTGATGATGCCGGCCCCGGCTCCCGGTCCTCCGATCGGGGGATGGGGTGTTCGTCACATTGTCGGACCGATCGGGGGTACTGCACGCCGTCTGAGGTCTTTACCTTGAGTGCGGTGACCACCCTGGCGGCCATCTCGGTGGAGAATCGGCCGACGAACGATCGAGTGATTGCGCGCTATCCGGCTGCGATCTGGTTGCTGCTGGGCGGGAACTTGCTGGTGCGTTCGGCGGGGTTCGCCTATCCGTTCATGGCCTATCACGTGACGGCGCGCGGCCATGCCGCTGGCGCCGTCGGCGTCGTGTTGGCGGCTTATGGCGTGGGCTGGACGGTGGGACAGCTGACGTGCGGTTGGCTGGTGGACCGCGTCGGGGCCCGGGTGACGCTGGTGGTCAGCATGTCGGTGGCGGCCGCGGTGCTGGCGCTGATGGCCGGGGCGCACAGTGTGCCGGCGCTGCTGGTTGGGGCGACGGTTGCCGGCCTGGTCTGTGACGCGCCGCGCCCCGTGCTGGCTGCCGTGATCGCGGAGTTGATTCCCGAACCGCAGCGGCGAGCACGGCTCGATGCCTGGCGCCACGGCTGGGTGCTCAACATTGGGGCGGCGATCACCGGCGGGGTCGGCATTCTGGTCGGAGGTCGGTTGGGCACCCCGGCGCTGTATGGGATCAACGCCGTCGCGTGTGCGACCCTCGCGGTGGTGGCCGCCCGGTACCTACCCGCTGAGCTGCGCCGCCCGGCGCCGGCGGCGACCGAGGCCGGATTCGGCTCAGAAACATCGAAAAATAGCTATCGGCAAGCATTCTCCGACAAGCGACTTGTCTTGCTGTTCGCATCCGGCTTGGCCACGCTGACCGCGCTGATGGGTATCTTCGCCGCCGTTCCGATGCTGATGAGCGCGTGCGGGCTCGGTGCCGCGGCATACGGTTGGGTGCAGCTGATCAACGCATTGGCGGTGGTTGCGGTTACTCCGCTGATCACGCCTTGGCTGAGCAAACGGCTAGCGGGTGGTGCAAGGCTCGACATCCTGGCGGGCGCGGGAGCGTGGATGACGGCCTGCATGGCCGCTGCTGGGCTGGCGCACACCACGTTGAGCTTCACCGCGGCCGCGGCCGCCTGTGCGCCGGGCGAGGTCGCCTGGTTTGTGGTCGCCGCCGGGATTGTGCACCGGATCGCCCCGCTCGCTAACAAGGGCCGCTACCACGGGATTTGGTCGATGACCACGGCCGCCGCGTCGGTGATCGCGCCGATCCTGGCCTCGGCCAGCCTGGCACATGGCGGACGTCCATCGGTGGCTGCCGCCACGGCGACGGTCGGACTCCTCGGCACGGCGCTGTGCCTGCCGTTGGCACGGGTTTTGAGCTGTGCCAACCAGATCCCCACGATGAGGGAACGGCCGGCGGTATGACGTGTGTCGATGAAAGCTCGGCGGCGCTGTCTGATCAGCTAGAACTGCATCGCCGGATGTGGGTGTTGCGGCTACTGGGCATGGCGATCGCAGAGCTGCGCGGCGACGACATGATCGCGGGATCACCGCCAGTGGGGTTCGGTCAGGAGGCGGTGGCAGTGGGTGCGGGTGCGGCGCTGCGCGAAGGTGATGTCGCCATCGCTACCCGTGGCCCGTACGCCGATCTTGTCGGCCTGGGCGCCCGGCTTGGCCCGACGATTGCCCCGATGATGGGCCGAATCGGTGCCGATGGTGGGTTGCCGGCTCCCGCACCTGCGGTCAAGCGATCGCCGTTGTTGGCGGTCGGCCACGCCTATCTGCAGTGGTTGGATGACGCCGGCCGGGTGACGCTCTGTGTCGTAGCGGATTCTGAGGTGGATTCCGCCGACTTCGACCAGGCCGCGAAGCTCGCCGTGTGCCGGCGGTTGCCGGTGGTCATTCTCGTGGAGGACATCCGCGGTGCGTGCAGCGCCCGGCGGAATGGGTGCGGCCGCGAGACCCGGTTGTATCGCACGGCAGCCGGTTACGGGATGCCGGGAGTATCGGTTGATGGCCATGATGTTGCGGCGGTTCGTGACCGTGTGGCCCAGGCGGTGGAACGAGCTCGCACCGGTGGTGGGCCCACGCTGATCCACGCCATCACCCATCGCACGGACCTCTGTGCACCCGACCGGGCCGACGACGGCGACCGGGACGGGCGATTCGTCGACCCCTTGATCGTCGCGCGCCGGCGGCTGATGGCCGCCGGCGCCACCCCCGCCCGCCTGAGTGAGGACGAGTGTGCGGCACGCAGACTCGTCGCTGATGCGGTGGCGGTTGCCAAGTCCGGCCCGGTTGCGTGTCCCCCGATGAGCGGATAGCGGTCCG comes from the Mycobacterium shinjukuense genome and includes:
- a CDS encoding type II toxin-antitoxin system PemK/MazF family toxin, which encodes MKAPNDVRGHEQAGSRYAVVVQSDDLPLSTWIIAPTSTGRRAASFRPEIEINGVKTRVIVEQLTVVDPTRRLGEFVGRLNSVEMQSVDAALRAVLALD
- a CDS encoding sensor domain-containing protein, whose protein sequence is MRPNKPTGGNAKSRASWLTRRAAAGRSVLLVSCVVAAISACSHHSPAAQPGTEPLSRADSLIVSIEDVRRIANYEELTAHSHADLRHPPPGDVNAPGPCRAAGTSDLTFGTGWSEFRSAGYHGVTDELKPGGPALIQTVSQAVAVYPDSSTARGALHQLESSLQACVALHDPNYDFTLDRPDASTLRISAPAWSHVYREKSAVLISVGVVGIEPADRIANTILQTAADRIT
- a CDS encoding CocE/NonD family hydrolase, whose amino-acid sequence is MPATMTRTLNGPQTTGREYRNLSEPRYTRRSDINVAIAVRDGTTLLADVHRPDSDGRFPALLAASPYPRQMQDFGAPAGFIEAGATDFWVPRGYVHVIANVRGTCGSGGTFGFFDAQERQDMYDLVEWMAAQPWCDGNVGMIGISYFAMTQLEAAVERPPHLKAIFPVAVTTDLYDGAYHHGLLSSAFVTPFLSMIGLTSERSDKLWRSKPVALARQVLHTPRLHKKFATMNGESAVTMLRQLLRLPHNPHPWDELWLNAVVHHPTHDEWWEERNLLPLLGNIDVPVYLGCDWENVPLHLPSTFATWKGLAHNACVRMGMLGRFGLTWPWESLHTEALAWYDHWLKGRDTGITDGPPIRYFLPGADEWRTAESWPPSTAAHRELALRADGGLSEDEGEPGSREFMVLGAGLGRVKPSPIDPPSMLTWTSTPLSEDLDVVGDLELRLIASATAIDTAWIATLQDVAPDGQTTDVTAGWLRASMREVDEAASRPGAPALPCKNPHGVPPGEDVVYRIPLVPNARRFNSGHRIQLVLTSDDQDPSTPAMMSFRHASVGTSSLNTVKSSSRLLIPVLGELGHS
- a CDS encoding TetR/AcrR family transcriptional regulator; translated protein: MPSRSLTPGPRDERGVLAARILDAARGEFAEHGWAGTAIRAVARAADVDPALIYHYFGSKEGLLDAATAPPQKWLDSVVRTWATPRADLGRQLIRNVLDIWTDEDVGPVLRAVVLTAAHETTTREKLRLIVERGLIGESTLGGDEDDRLRRSGLIASQLIGLTLLRYVWQIEPIASMPDDELVAAMAPNLQRYVDGDLG
- a CDS encoding M15 family metallopeptidase, yielding MLAAGCGACTVAPVASSDRPSESSTVAPLPVRPVGTTAPPSPGVPPVGAAASAAGFVDVRAVVPDALIDLRYATTNNVTHTQLYPSGARCLVHQSMAHGLAAAATALRPQGQLLVFWDCYRPHNVQITLFNVVSNPAWVARPGPYARSHEAGRSVDVTFASAQPQCPPERQLRGLCLADMGTDFDDFTARANAFATRDVSAAAQANRARLRDAMNHGGLTTYSGEWWHFDGPGAGIDHPILDLPID
- a CDS encoding PPE family protein; translation: MVYGALPPEINSGRMYAGPGAGSMLAAAAAWDGLADALTSTAISFQSVISAVISGPWLGAAATAMAAAAAPQVTWLFATAERTEHAASQAKAAVAAYETAHAMTVHPALVAANRAQLMTLIATNVLGQNCPGIAATEAEYGEMWAQDAAAMYGYAAASAAATRLTPFTPPPQLANLAGLVGQAATPAGVVTHATGCSVATDIPGVLSQLASAVPTAGETVLPGWVQDLETLMSIFGTPFFVCTSSAGLMMSFLSTIRSLFPTAAAVGSQIATSLGSAAAGALGSAGLTGAVSAGLGASTAIGALSVPPSWAASVPTLSPAAVAALPGAVSSAAPSFGSNVPSLLGGMPLTSAASRAEAAGNAAQDGIAPLRVLPEVVG
- a CDS encoding MFS transporter; amino-acid sequence: MIWLLLGGNTVVRAAGFAYPFLAYHVAGRGHAAGAVGAVLAGFGVGWAAGQLVCGWLVDRIGARATLVSTMAVAATVLGLMAEARSAPALLIGAAVTGVVLDAPRPVLGAAIAALIPDPRRRAKLDAWRFGWIVSIGRAITGGVGGLLAAWLGVPVLFWINGIACALLALVAACCVPARAGGPAPAVTETTHSGCRRAFADARLVLLFASSLATLTAVRGLYTTVPMLMADSGLSASEFGWAQLANAVAGIGLTPLLSPWLGRRAAARLRPRLDILAVAGGWTAVSMGGAAVAHTTLGFAAATVACTPGEIAWFVIAAGIVHRIAPPANGGRYHGIWSMTVAIASVIAPIMASYCLTHGGHQAVAVVTVTVGLFGVALCLPLARAVSRLSDERPEALR